In Caldilineales bacterium, the following proteins share a genomic window:
- a CDS encoding EF2563 family selenium-dependent molybdenum hydroxylase system protein yields the protein MLFAETLVLVRGAGDLATGAIYRLHQAGFPLIAAETPQPLAVRRTVAFAQAVYAGAHTVEGMTAVRVDDPAAALAMACRGDLPILPDPRDEVIPLLRPVVLVDARLLKRADAARRDQAPLVIGLGPGFEAGRNCHAAIETKRGHRLGRVLWQGATEADTGIPGEIGGFGPERLLRAPIAGIWRPLVEFGERVEAGQVVGSIEADGASQAVASPLAGIVRGLLHPGLAVEPGVKLGDIDPRPDPDAIYTISDKSLAIGGAILAAVLAWLNRRPGEW from the coding sequence ATGCTTTTCGCTGAAACGCTTGTCCTTGTGCGTGGGGCCGGCGACCTGGCCACCGGCGCCATCTACCGGCTTCATCAGGCCGGGTTCCCGCTCATTGCCGCCGAGACGCCCCAACCGCTGGCCGTGCGCCGCACCGTCGCCTTCGCCCAGGCCGTCTATGCAGGGGCGCACACGGTCGAGGGGATGACGGCCGTTCGGGTGGATGACCCGGCCGCCGCCCTGGCGATGGCCTGCCGCGGGGACCTCCCCATCCTGCCCGACCCGCGCGATGAGGTCATCCCCCTCCTCCGCCCGGTCGTTCTGGTGGACGCCCGCCTGCTCAAACGCGCCGATGCCGCCCGTCGCGACCAGGCCCCGCTCGTCATCGGCCTGGGGCCGGGCTTCGAGGCCGGGCGGAACTGCCACGCCGCCATCGAGACGAAGCGGGGGCATCGTCTGGGGCGGGTGCTGTGGCAGGGTGCGACCGAAGCCGATACGGGCATTCCGGGCGAGATCGGCGGTTTCGGGCCGGAGCGATTGCTACGCGCACCCATCGCCGGCATCTGGCGGCCCCTGGTCGAGTTTGGCGAGCGCGTCGAGGCGGGGCAGGTGGTGGGGAGCATCGAGGCGGATGGAGCCAGCCAGGCGGTGGCATCTCCTCTGGCTGGCATCGTCCGCGGCCTGTTGCATCCCGGCCTGGCGGTGGAACCCGGCGTCAAGCTGGGCGACATCGACCCCCGCCCCGACCCGGATGCTATCTACACCA
- a CDS encoding xanthine dehydrogenase family protein molybdopterin-binding subunit: MRATGSSLPRLDAQAKVSGQMAYPADLNLPGQLHMKILWPDRPHARLTRFDTAAALAAPGVVAVFGADDVPVNEYGLIMPDQPVLCGKTGGIVRCVLDQVALVVAETEAQAQAALKLIEIEYEDLPSVYTLADALAPNAPLVHPERGDSNLLLAYKIRHGDVEAAFAAADVIVEHDYTTHPQEHAYLQPEAGLGLVRADGKIEVIVAGQWLHEDRHQIAHALALPPEQIVVRYVGVGGAFGGREDMSVQIILALAAWKLGRPVKIQWSRGESIRGHHKRHASVAHAKWGATKDGRITAIQIDVSTDAGAYAYTSTKVLGNLTLACVGPYDVANVWVDARTVYTNNIAAGAFRGFGGPQGHWIAEMQMNRLAEALDTDPVELRLRNCLREGSILATGSVMPAGVTVAEVIEACAEAVGWPRVEVKDRRLEIGDLRSEVRGAFSLAAGAGRRVRGIGFACCFKNVGFSLGFVDECWATVELHGQGQIERAVVHHAGAEVGQGTHTIMAQIAAEALGIPVERVEMVVSDTEVTSNSGSTSASRMTFAAGNSILGAAQQAKAMWENEDDRPCIATYRFVPRKTTPYDHDTGASDPNITYGYCAQAAEVEVDLDTGHIHVLRLWSVNDVGYAINPQLVEGQIEGAVAQSVGWTTLEEFKQRQGRVLTDQLSTYLIPTVLDVPTEVHSIILEHPDPQGPLGARGMAEMPFIPTAPAIAAAVHAATGAWFHDLPLTPERVALRLAPEGAGR, from the coding sequence ATGCGCGCCACCGGCTCCTCCCTCCCTCGCCTCGACGCCCAGGCCAAAGTCAGCGGCCAGATGGCCTATCCCGCCGACCTCAATCTGCCTGGCCAGTTGCACATGAAAATCCTCTGGCCCGACCGGCCGCACGCCCGCCTCACCCGCTTCGACACGGCGGCGGCGTTGGCGGCGCCCGGCGTCGTGGCTGTTTTCGGGGCCGACGATGTGCCCGTGAACGAATACGGGCTGATCATGCCCGACCAGCCGGTGTTGTGCGGTAAGACGGGCGGGATCGTGCGCTGCGTGCTCGACCAGGTGGCGCTGGTGGTGGCCGAGACCGAGGCCCAGGCCCAGGCGGCGCTCAAGCTGATCGAGATCGAGTACGAAGACCTGCCCTCGGTCTACACCCTGGCCGATGCCCTGGCCCCGAACGCCCCCCTCGTCCACCCCGAACGCGGGGACTCGAACCTCCTCCTGGCCTACAAAATCCGGCATGGCGATGTCGAGGCCGCCTTCGCCGCCGCCGATGTCATCGTCGAGCACGACTACACCACCCATCCGCAGGAACACGCCTATCTGCAACCCGAAGCCGGGCTGGGCTTGGTGCGGGCGGACGGCAAGATCGAAGTGATCGTGGCCGGGCAATGGCTGCACGAAGACCGCCACCAGATCGCCCATGCCCTGGCTCTGCCGCCCGAACAGATCGTCGTGCGCTATGTGGGCGTGGGCGGGGCCTTTGGCGGCCGCGAGGATATGAGCGTGCAGATCATCCTGGCGCTGGCGGCCTGGAAGCTGGGCCGGCCGGTCAAGATCCAGTGGTCGCGGGGCGAATCGATCCGCGGGCACCACAAGCGCCATGCCTCGGTCGCCCACGCCAAATGGGGGGCGACGAAGGACGGTCGGATCACAGCCATTCAGATCGATGTCAGCACCGACGCCGGCGCCTACGCCTACACCTCGACCAAAGTCCTGGGTAACCTGACCCTGGCTTGCGTAGGGCCGTATGACGTGGCCAATGTGTGGGTGGATGCTCGCACGGTGTACACGAACAACATCGCCGCCGGCGCTTTTCGCGGCTTCGGCGGGCCGCAGGGCCACTGGATCGCCGAGATGCAGATGAACCGGCTGGCCGAGGCGCTGGACACGGACCCGGTGGAACTGCGGCTGCGCAATTGCCTGCGCGAAGGCTCGATCCTGGCCACGGGCAGCGTCATGCCGGCGGGGGTGACGGTGGCGGAGGTGATCGAGGCGTGCGCTGAGGCCGTGGGATGGCCGAGAGTCGAGGTCAAAGATCGGAGATTGGAGATTGGAGATTTGAGATCGGAGGTCAGGGGGGCGTTTTCGTTGGCGGCGGGGGCGGGGCGGCGGGTGCGAGGGATCGGCTTCGCCTGCTGTTTCAAGAATGTCGGGTTCAGCCTGGGTTTCGTGGACGAATGCTGGGCGACGGTGGAGTTGCACGGCCAGGGCCAGATCGAGCGGGCGGTGGTGCATCACGCTGGGGCCGAGGTCGGGCAGGGGACGCACACGATTATGGCTCAGATCGCCGCCGAGGCGCTGGGCATCCCGGTCGAGCGAGTAGAGATGGTCGTTTCCGACACCGAAGTGACGTCCAACAGCGGCAGCACCAGCGCCAGCCGCATGACTTTTGCCGCCGGGAACAGCATCCTGGGCGCGGCGCAGCAGGCCAAAGCCATGTGGGAGAACGAGGACGACCGCCCCTGCATCGCCACCTATCGCTTCGTCCCGCGCAAGACCACGCCCTACGACCACGACACCGGCGCCAGCGACCCCAACATCACCTATGGCTATTGCGCCCAGGCCGCCGAGGTAGAGGTCGATTTGGACACCGGCCATATCCATGTGCTGCGGCTGTGGTCGGTCAATGATGTCGGCTACGCCATCAATCCGCAGCTGGTGGAGGGGCAGATCGAGGGCGCCGTCGCCCAGAGCGTGGGCTGGACGACGCTGGAGGAGTTCAAACAACGGCAGGGCCGGGTGCTGACCGACCAACTCAGCACCTATCTCATCCCAACCGTGCTCGATGTCCCGACCGAGGTACACTCGATCATCCTGGAGCACCCCGACCCGCAGGGGCCGTTGGGGGCGCGGGGGATGGCCGAGATGCCGTTCATCCCTACGGCGCCCGCCATCGCTGCCGCCGTCCACGCCGCTACGGGCGCCTGGTTCCACGATTTGCCGCTGACGCCGGAACGGGTGGCGCTGCGGTTGGCGCCAGAAGGGGCGGGACGATGA